From Triticum aestivum cultivar Chinese Spring chromosome 4A, IWGSC CS RefSeq v2.1, whole genome shotgun sequence, a single genomic window includes:
- the LOC123087352 gene encoding transcription antitermination protein NusB, translating into MVAPAAVSTFSSSSSSSSPSSVAPRTHRRGLLSARAPLPPARTVASSRAPLVVSSPPPTPAPAPGHAKVDRSGRFCSPRAARELALMVSYAACLEGADVVRHFDRRVAARREPGYVFNKACVQSYNFMSFCGGPLEVATEEEAEKLMSQNEKDSANEAEVLSAPPRLVYNNFVLRLARDMLVAVASGWDQHVEVINKIIPQHWKDEPVARILELCILHIAMAEMTSKGTPHKVAINEAVDLAKRFCDGGAPRVINGCLRTYVKDHMNNGNSQAAELKP; encoded by the exons ATGGTGGCGCCGGCTGCCGTctccaccttctcctcctcctcctcctcctcgtctccctcTTCCGTGGCACCCAGAACCCACCGCCGCGGCCTCCTCAGCGCCCgtgcgccgctgccgccggcccGGACCGTCGCCTCCTCCCGCGCGCCGCTGGTCGTGTCCAGCCCGCCGCCCACGCCCGCCCCCGCTCCGGGGCACGCCAAGGTCGATCGCTCCGGCCGCTTCTGCAGCCCCCGCGCCGCGCGCGAGCTCGCGCT GATGGTCTCCTACGCGGCGTGCCTGGAGGGCGCCGACGTGGTGCGGCACTTCGACCGCCGGGTGGCCGCGAGAAGAG AGCCTGGGTATGTTTTCAACAAGGCGTGCGTGCAGAGCTACAATTTCATGAGCTTCTGTGGGGGGCCTCTGGAGGTtgcgacggaggaggaggccgagaagCTCATGAGTCAGAATGAGAAGGATTCGGCAAACG AAGCAGAAGTTCTTTCAGCTCCTCCAAGGCTGGTGTACAACAATTTTGTGTTACG ATTGGCCCGGGACATGTTAGTGGCAGTTGCCAGTGGATGGGATCAGCATGTTGAAGTTATCAACAAAATAATTCCCCAACATTGGAAG GATGAACCTGTTGCAAGGATCCTAGAACTTTGCATTCTTCATATTGCCATGGCAGAGATGACATCGAAAGGAACTCCTCACAAAGTTGCAATTAATGAG GCGGTAGATCTGGCAAAGCGGTTTTGTGATGGAGGTGCTCCTCGGGTAATCAACGGATGCCTTCGAACCTATGTAAAGGATCACATGAACAATGGCAATAGTCAGGCAGCTGAACTAAAGCCATAA